In one Marispirochaeta aestuarii genomic region, the following are encoded:
- a CDS encoding chemotaxis protein CheW — MADEKQLQLVTFQLGDEVYGIDIMQVNEIQKVQEVRSIPNAPNYVEGIFNLRGQIIPIINLHKRFHLRRAVLSEEDKLLSGFLILNLDGMQLGVFIDKVSRVISIDSSKVQPPPQMISGIGAEYIQGVTSEETGYLIILDIRRIFDPKELQQLGKIGKR; from the coding sequence ATGGCAGACGAAAAACAGTTACAACTGGTTACCTTTCAGCTAGGCGATGAGGTCTATGGCATCGATATTATGCAGGTCAACGAGATCCAGAAGGTCCAGGAGGTGCGGTCCATACCGAATGCGCCGAACTATGTTGAAGGAATTTTCAACCTTCGGGGCCAGATAATTCCGATTATCAACCTGCACAAGCGTTTTCATCTTCGTCGGGCTGTTCTGAGCGAAGAAGACAAGCTGCTTTCCGGATTTCTCATTCTTAACCTCGATGGCATGCAGCTGGGAGTCTTCATCGACAAGGTCTCCCGGGTCATAAGTATTGACAGCAGTAAAGTACAGCCCCCGCCGCAAATGATATCCGGTATCGGCGCCGAGTATATTCAGGGAGTAACATCCGAAGAGACGGGGTATCTGATTATTCTTGATATAAGAAGGATTTTCGATCCAAAAGAGCTGCAGCAGCTCGGAAAAATCGGAAAAAGATAA